In the genome of Bremerella sp. P1, the window GCGACTCCGACGAGCCTGTTTCTTTATCAGTTTGAAACGATCTGTCGGCATCGGTTGAAGTACGATAGCGGCTTCGCGGCGATGGCCACGGACCCGATGTACGACGAGCACTGGCGGCGTTTTTTGGAGGTCAATCGACGGCGGATTGGCCTGATCGACATTGCTGACATGATCTACGTCCGCAGCGAGCATTACATCACGCAGCAGATTCGCCGTGGCGGCAAGCTGCCTGGTTCGGACTTCCCGCCGCTGTTTGGCGAGCGTGAGGGACGCATTGCCCTGGCCAATCGGAAGCGAGATCCGCTGCTGCTGTTTTCTGCCTTGCAGCGACAGCTTGGCTATCCGAAGGTGCCGTCGAAAAAGAAGTTGGAAGAAGAGCAGTTCCTGCTTCCTCAAATGATGCGGCGAATGGAGCGTCTGGAAGCGCGGATCAAGCTGCTGGAGGAAGAGAATCGAGGGGGGATCGACCTGTCGAAGTTCTACGAAAAAGAAGGCCGCCCGCCAGCGTTTGGCGACTTCGACGAGTAGGGAAAAATCGCTCGGAATTTCTTGTTTGCTGGCAGTCTTGGTATTTCCTTCTGATGGGACGAGCTATAAAATGGACAACGTTGTCCGATTTGGGGTAAATTGCGGTAATTTCTCCCGGTTTTACCCAGGTTTCGCAGGTCGTCTTGTTCTACCGATTGGGGGACATTGTTAGACTATACGGTTACGCGAACCCCGAAAAATCGGCATAACCGGCAAAATTGCCTCATAAAAAAAGGGGTTACCGTCGAAATTTCAATTAGTTACGCAGTGTTGCGAGGCTATTGGAAGTTCGGAAATCCCAGAAAGATTGAAGGCGGATCGCTGCCAGTGATAGCAGCGATCAATCGGCTTTTGCCCCGAAGGCTATGAAGCACGAAGCAAAGTCCGTTCGGCCCAGGCAAGCTGACACGTTTGCAGCCCCACTAGCAACCGTCAGCATCCGGCCGCTTGAGACAGCCCCGATCCCGACGTATCGGTGGACCACCGACTTCGTCGACTTCCTCCAGCGAACCCGATTTGCAGGCGATCCCCAGCCGATTGGTGTGAATTCGTCTGAATCGGGGAAACAGCCTCTCTCCCGCCAGCTGACTTCCCGTTTCGGGAGGATGGCAAGCCCAAATTGCGTGGCAGACATTGATAACATTTGGTTGAGTAGTAGATCACACAATTTCGAATCGTTCATGCAGAGTCTGTCAACGCACAACCAACCTGACCGAAAGCAGCGAGCCACGCGAGATTTGCCGTAAGGACGCGCTTTTCCATAATTCCCATAGAAACCCTGTTGTTGCTCGGATTGCCCGATAAACCATGTCTACCACAACTGATGAAACGACTGTCGTAAAAGAGATTCAGCCCTTGGAAGAAGCGACCGTTCGCTTCTGCGGCGACTCTGGCGACGGTATGCAATTGGCCGGTACGCAGTTCTCGAATACCTCGGCTTTGGCCGGTAACGACATTGCGACCTTCCCCGACTTCCCGGCCGAAATCCGTGCACCGCGTGGAACGCTAGCCGGTGTGAGTGGTTTCCAGATTCACTTCGCTTCGCACGACATTTTCACCCCGGGTGAAACGGTCGACGCATTGGTTGCGATGAATCCCGCGGCTCTCAAGACCAACCTGGCCGACCTGAAGAAGAATGGCGTGCTGATCGTCAACAGCAACGCGTTCGATAAGAAAGCCCTTGGTCAGGCCGGTTACGAAGCCAACCCGATCGAAGACGATTCGCTGAGCGGATACCAGGTCTTCTCGGTTCCGATGACCAGCATGACACGCGGTGCTGTCGATGGACTCGACCTGAGCGTGAAGGAATCGGATCGTTGCCGTAACTTCTTCGCGATGGGCCTGGTCTTCTGGCTATACGGTCGCTCGATGGAGCCGACCTTGCGATTCATCGAAGCTAAGTTCTCGAAGTTGCCAGCCATTGCCGAAGCGAACCGCCGTGCTTTGAAGGCCGGTTACAACTTCGGCGAAACGACCGATGCGTTCCGCAGTAGCTATACGGTCGAAAAGGCCAAGCTGCCGCCAGGTACCTATCGCAACATGACCGGCAACCAGGCCTTGGCTTGGGGCCTGATTAGTGCTGCCAAGCTGAGCGAGAAGAAACTGTTCCTCGGTTCGTACCCGATCACGCCAGCGAGTGACATTCTGCACGAGCTGAGCAAGTTCAAGCATTACAACGTGCTGACCTTCCAGGCCGAAGACGAAATCGCTGCCGTCTGTGCCGCGATTGGTGCTGCCTATGGCGGCGAAATGGCACTCACCACGACCAGTGGTCCCGGCATGGCACTCAAGGGAGAAGCCATGGGCCTGGCCATGATGCTGGAACTACCGCTGGTGATCGTTGACGTTCAGCGTGGTGGTCCGAGCACCGGTCTGCCGACTAAGACTGAACAGGCTGACCTGTTGCAGGCCATGTTTGGCCGTAACGGTGAATCGCCGCTGCCGATCATCGCGGCTCGCAGTCCTGCCGACTGCTTCGACGTCGCCATCGAAGCATGGCGACTTGCAACGCGATTCATGACGCCGATCGTCATCCTGACCGACGGTTACATCGCCAACGGTAGCGAACCGTGGCGGATTCCGAAGATGGCTGATCTTCCCAAGATCGAAGTCACTCATCCTGGTCCGCGTAACGAAGATGATCCGCCGTTTTTGGCCTACGACCGAAACGAAGAACTGGCTCGTCCTTGGGCCATTCCTGGTACGCCTGGCTTGATGCACCGCGTCGGTGGTCTCGAAAAGCAGGATGGTACCGGTAACGTCAGTTACGATCCGCAAAACCACCATCACATGGTGATGACCCGTGCCAAGAAGGTTTCCAACATTGCCGAGGCCGTTCCACCACAGGAAGTGATGGGCAGCGAAAGTGGCAAGGTGTTGGTCGTCAGCTGGGGCGGTACCTATGGTTCGTGCCGCACGGCGGTTGCTCGGCTGCAAGCCCAAGGCAAGTCGGTCAGCCACGCTCACCTGCGATACCTCAATCCATTCCCACGAAACCTGGGCGAGTTGCTTTCGAGCTTCGACAAAGTGCTGGTTCCAGAATTGAATCTGGGACAGCTGCGTCTGTTGCTTCGCGACAAGTACCTGGTCGACGCCGTCGGTCTGAACAAGGTGCAAGGGAAGCCTTTCACTACGACCGAGATCGTCGAAAAGATCGAGTCGATGTTGGACTAAATCAATAAGTCCTTGTGCCCATGCGGCGTGAAGACACACGAGCAAAACACCCCACACACTTGATTGCAAATACTCCAATGATAGAGAAAAGATCCACCATGGCATCCGCAGAACTGCCTGTACTGAAGCCCGCGGACTACGGCACCGACCAGGACGTGCGTTGGTGCCCGGGGTGCGGTGACTACTCGATTTTGGCCCAAATGAAAAAGGTCATGTCGAACCTCAACATGAGCCGCGAAGATACCGTCTTCGTCAGCGGTATCGGTTGCAGTAGCCGCTTCCCGTACTACATGAACACCTACGGCATGCACAGCGTGCACGGTCGTGCTCCGGCGTTCGCAACCGGGCTGAAGTCCTCGCGACAGGACCTGACGGTCTTCGTCATCACGGGCGACGGCGACGCGCTGTCGATCGGTGGTAATCACCTGATGCACGTGCTGCGTCGTAATGTGAACTTGAACATCATCTTGTTCAACAATCGCATCTACGGCCTGACCAAGGGGCAGTACTCGCCGACTTCCGAAAAGGGGAAGATCACCAAGAGTACCCCGATGGGCGCGATCGATAACCCGATTCACCCACTTTCGGTGGCCATCTCGTGCGAAGCGACGTTTGTGGCTCGCTCGATCGACGTCCATATCAAGCACCTGGCCGAGACGCTCGAACGCGCCGTGGCTCACAAGGGTGTTTCGTTCGTCGAGGTTTACCAGAACTGCAACGTGTTCAACGACGGCGCTTACAAGTGGGCGACCGACAAGGACACCAAGGCCGACACCGTGCTCGAACTGGAACACGGCAAGCCGCTCATCTTCGGTAAGAATCGCGACAAGGGTATTCGCCTGAACGGCATGACCCCGGAAGTGGTTGAGCTGGGCAAGGGAATCAGCGAAGACGATCTTCTTTTCCACGACGAAAAGACGACCGATCCAACGCTGGCCTACTTGCTTACCCGGATCTCGCACCCCGAGTTCCCCGAACCGATCGGCGTGCTGCGTGATATCGACGCTCCTTGTTACGACGACGCCATCAACTACCAGGTGCAGCAGGCCAAGGAAGCCAAGGGCGAA includes:
- a CDS encoding 2-oxoacid:acceptor oxidoreductase subunit alpha, with the protein product MSTTTDETTVVKEIQPLEEATVRFCGDSGDGMQLAGTQFSNTSALAGNDIATFPDFPAEIRAPRGTLAGVSGFQIHFASHDIFTPGETVDALVAMNPAALKTNLADLKKNGVLIVNSNAFDKKALGQAGYEANPIEDDSLSGYQVFSVPMTSMTRGAVDGLDLSVKESDRCRNFFAMGLVFWLYGRSMEPTLRFIEAKFSKLPAIAEANRRALKAGYNFGETTDAFRSSYTVEKAKLPPGTYRNMTGNQALAWGLISAAKLSEKKLFLGSYPITPASDILHELSKFKHYNVLTFQAEDEIAAVCAAIGAAYGGEMALTTTSGPGMALKGEAMGLAMMLELPLVIVDVQRGGPSTGLPTKTEQADLLQAMFGRNGESPLPIIAARSPADCFDVAIEAWRLATRFMTPIVILTDGYIANGSEPWRIPKMADLPKIEVTHPGPRNEDDPPFLAYDRNEELARPWAIPGTPGLMHRVGGLEKQDGTGNVSYDPQNHHHMVMTRAKKVSNIAEAVPPQEVMGSESGKVLVVSWGGTYGSCRTAVARLQAQGKSVSHAHLRYLNPFPRNLGELLSSFDKVLVPELNLGQLRLLLRDKYLVDAVGLNKVQGKPFTTTEIVEKIESMLD
- a CDS encoding 2-oxoacid:ferredoxin oxidoreductase subunit beta, whose protein sequence is MASAELPVLKPADYGTDQDVRWCPGCGDYSILAQMKKVMSNLNMSREDTVFVSGIGCSSRFPYYMNTYGMHSVHGRAPAFATGLKSSRQDLTVFVITGDGDALSIGGNHLMHVLRRNVNLNIILFNNRIYGLTKGQYSPTSEKGKITKSTPMGAIDNPIHPLSVAISCEATFVARSIDVHIKHLAETLERAVAHKGVSFVEVYQNCNVFNDGAYKWATDKDTKADTVLELEHGKPLIFGKNRDKGIRLNGMTPEVVELGKGISEDDLLFHDEKTTDPTLAYLLTRISHPEFPEPIGVLRDIDAPCYDDAINYQVQQAKEAKGEASLDKLFNSGDTWVVE